A single region of the Marmota flaviventris isolate mMarFla1 chromosome 10, mMarFla1.hap1, whole genome shotgun sequence genome encodes:
- the Lrrc42 gene encoding leucine-rich repeat-containing protein 42, with protein sequence MSYYLNSENHLDPGPIYVRENGQLHMVNLALDGVRSGLQKPRPFRLFPKGFSVELCMNREDDTAQKEKTDHFIFTYTREGNLRYSAKSLFSLVLGFISDNVDHIDSLIGFPEQIAEKLFSAAEARQKFTEPGAGLRALQKFTEAYGSLVLCSLCLRNRYLVISEKLEEIKSFRELTRLDLSCCKLGDEHELLEHLTNEALSSVTQLHLKDNCLSDAGVRKMTAPVRVMKRGLENLTLLDLSCNPDITDAGIGYLLSFKKLNCLDISGTGLKDINAVKQKLQTHIGLIHSKVPLKEFDHSNCKTEGWADQIVLQWERVTVEAKKPRKVPEPREATQYFYRKRALMEASRKCPLADSHMNSSGKLQFYKEKAPDCHGPLLKREATESQESKKSKKRAFEESEKEQNNSSQSSKQKYVCLAVEDWDLLNSY encoded by the exons ATGTCTTACTACCTCAACTCAGAAAATCACCTGGACCCAGGACCCATCTACGTACGAGAAAATGGGCAACTGCACATGGTGAATCTGGCTCTGGATGGTGTCAGGAGTGGTTTGCAAAAGCCAAGGCCATTCAGACTGTTTCCCAAAGGCTTTTCTGTGGAGCTTTGCATGAACAGGGAAGATGATACTGCACAGAAAGAGAAGACTGATCATTTCATCTTCACATATACCCGAGAGGGGAATCTTCGGTATTCCGCCAAATCCCTTTTCAGCCTCGTCCTGGGCTTCATCTCTGACAATGTTGATCACATTGATTCCCTTATTGGCTTTCCTGAGCAGATTGCTGAAAAGCTGTTCTCTGCTGCTGAAGCCAGGCAGAAATTCACAGAGCCAGGTGCAGGGCTGAGGGCTTTACAGAAATTCACTGAGGCCTATGGAAGTCTGGTGCTGTGCTCCCTGTGCTTGCGAAACAG GTATCTGGTGATTTCAGAAAAACTTGAAGAGATTAAGTCTTTCCGGGAGCTGACTCGCCTGGACCTTTCCTGTTGTAAGCTTGGAGATGAGCATGAACTTCTAGAACATCTCACTAACGAGGCCCTGTCCAG TGTAACTCAGCTCCACCTGAAGGATAATTGTTTATCTGATGCGGGGGTGCGGAAAATGACAGCGCCAGTTCGAGTGATGAAAAGAGGTCTTGAGAACCTAACACTGTTAGACTTATCTT GTAACCCTGACATCACAGATGCAGGAATTGGATAcctcctttcttttaaaaaattaaactgctTAGATATTTCTGGGACAGGGCTCAAG GACATCAATGCTGTCAAACAGAAGCTCCAGACCCACATAGGCCTCATTCACTCTAAAGTGCCTTTGAAGGAATTTGATCACAGTAACTGTAAGACAGAGGGCTGGGCTGATCAG ATTGTTCTGCAGTGGGAACGTGTGACGGTGGAGGCCAAGAAACCCAGAAAAGTCCCCGAACCTCGAGAGGCAACTCAGTACTTTT ATCGGAAGCGGGCTCTGATGGAAGCCTCAAGGAAGTGTCCCCTGGCAGACTCCCACATGAACTCTTCTGGAAAACTCCAGTTCTATAAAGAGAAAGCCCCAGACTGCCATGGGCCATTGTTAAAACGTGAAGCCACAGAGAGCCAAGAGTCAAAGAAGAGCAAGAAGAGAGCTTTTGAGGAGTCAGAGAAGGAACAGAATAATTCTTCACAGTCTTCAAAGCAAAAATATGTATGTCTTGCTGTGGAAGACTGGGACTTATTAAATTCCTACTGA
- the Ift25 gene encoding intraflagellar transport protein 25 homolog isoform X2, with the protein MRQFDLCLSSEGSEVVLATSSDEKHPPENIIDGNPETFWTTTGMFPQEFIICFHKHVKVEKLIIQSYLALCPLLVPPLANSTQKPMGKSRRLVHRGQPFKAQDKIEKRRNGSRVAETR; encoded by the exons ATGAGACAATTTGATCTTTGTTTGAGCTCTGAAGGATCTGAAGTGGTTTTAGCTACATCAAGTGATGAAAAACACCCACCTGAAAATATCATTGATGG GAATCCAGAAACATTTTGGACCACCACAGGAATGTTTCCCCAGGAGTTCATTATATGTTTTCACAAACATGTAAAGGTTGAAAAACTTATAATCCAAAGTTACTTAG CCCTTTGTCCACTCCTGGTGCCTCCACTGGCCAACTCCACTCAGAAGCCAATGGGTAAGTCCAGGAGATTAGTCCACAGGGGTCAGCCATTCAAGGCACAGGACAAGATAGAGAAGAGGAGGAATGGATCTAGAGTGGCAGAGACTAGGTGA